A window of Trichoderma atroviride chromosome 3, complete sequence contains these coding sequences:
- a CDS encoding uncharacterized protein (EggNog:ENOG41~TransMembrane:5 (o224-244i256-275o287-304i324-347o353-372i)): MAVSLYHNHSTEAHDVHLSFALRRAASNGSHALGWTAIGAGPQMAGSLMFVLYGDPEAPDGAAARPTLSVRTVTKGHALPQLIAQDEAPKDLDVRISETKWTRAADGESDMYVASASIVCYACSKWPGTEISPETASQPWIWAWNKQQHMRGFSPDRQLEMHTLIDGYGHFYVDMEAATSHKASGPPAIVLAGENSNIGTSDRPMEESKTGLWQKLMSRPLAHLHGFFMMAAFLVLFPAGAVAIRSGSDKSFRFHWVIQVAGLVSAFSGAVLAIIMSDRVFGSPHQIAGVVIFSLLLVQAVLGWRHHMDFIRIFRRTWISYTHVYLGFVILLAGWANVISGLVLYGFSKFGTVMIGVLILLELLGVGGWSFLARRRSLARDSGYKETPESSAAYFALDDIPESDEEDDVPEDRGLMHKGDERN; encoded by the coding sequence ATGGCCGTCTCGCTCTACCACAACCACTCGACCGAGGCTCACGATGTCCACCTCTCATTTGCCCTGAGGCGAGCTGCTTCCAACGGCTCCCACGCACTGGGATGGACCGCCATTGGCGCAGGCCCCCAGATGGCCGGATCCCTCATGTTTGTCCTCTATGGCGATCCCGAAGCGCCCGATGGTGCTGCTGCCCGCCCAACGCTCAGCGTGCGGACCGTCACAAAGGGCCACGCACTGCCGCAGCTCATCGCCCAGGACGAAGCCCCCAAGGACCTGGACGTGCGCATCTCCGAGACGAAATGGACCAGGGCCGCAGATGGCGAGAGCGACATGTACGTGGCTTCGGCGTCCATCGTCTGCTACGCCTGCTCCAAGTGGCCGGGCACGGAAATCTCCCCCGAGACGGCCTCGCAGCCGTGGATCTGGGCGTggaacaagcagcagcacatgAGGGGCTTCTCGCCGGACcggcagctggagatgcaCACGCTCATTGACGGCTACGGCCACTTCTACGTCGACATGGAGGCGGCGACGTCGCACAAGGCCAGCGGCCCTCCGGCCATTGTCCTTGCCGGCGAAAACTCCAACATTGGCACGTCTGACCGGCCCATGGAGGAGTCCAAGACGGGGCTGTGGCAGAAGCTCATGTCGCGGCCTCTGGCCCATCTCCACGgcttcttcatgatggcCGCCTTCTTGGTCCTGTTCCCTGCCGGTGCCGTGGCCATCCGCTCCGGATCGGACAAGTCGTTCCGCTTCCACTGGGTCATCCAAgtcgccggcctcgtctccGCCTTTAGCGGCGCAgtcctcgccatcatcatgagCGACAGAGTCTTTGGCTCGCCTCACCAAATCGCcggcgtcgtcatcttctcgctgctgctcgtccaAGCCGTGCTCGGCTGGCGGCACCACATGGACTTTATACGCATCTTCCGCCGCACGTGGATCTCCTACACGCACGTCTATCTCGGCTTTGTGATTCTCCTGGCCGGCTGGGCAAACGTAATAAGCGGCCTTGTGCTGTACGGCTTTAGCAAATTCGGCACCGTCATGATTGGAGTCTTGATTCTGCTTGAGCTGTTGGGCGTGGGCGGATGGTCCTTTCTGGCGAGACGCCGCTCCCTGGCTCGAGATTCGGGCTACAAGGAGACACCAGAGTCTTCGGCGGCATACTTTGCCTTGGATGATATCCCGGAgagtgacgaggaggatgatgtgCCGGAAGACAGGGGGCTTATGCACAAGGGAGATGAACGAAATTGA
- a CDS encoding uncharacterized protein (EggNog:ENOG41): MQAPMQTQSPMHVPMPGPVQTPVPLPTPITMSQYTNATMQPMPQVAPHQMQTPGVMGPPQKPAERPTKDYEYDVTDSLAGTGIDLRAEEQYMAELYSNALETISEARTGFAHYPSGSKSTFYGAGPANQPAQPTDLSQQQYSAQAAEQAWQDSSMRLAVQRTQEINDPFLLVALLHRRAEKVAREHHLGLNLELKNNTHSMGKMKLPENFAAPKVTVKTQPGPDGTVVETSGSFIPQDAYLVDQLALMSIATKQRLRELIEDANIISRTRQKTSHGEVPLEWAAAAAPMNAEPLEPMEKATDANGTGIDTETGSSTSPLKRPADTSDTAVKQPPAKLPKIASYATLTMRDLARQEREWEEARLRRRQMRKDGITDAGASASRSGSVAPGTPGSVAPETEKAMTKKELKKTQQMKAQEANSHANQNITSSMFAGLGGKSGLFGKKKAKSYDWMNVGRGGSGTSTPTRAAPGPGKGPNGVPSVTASGNMALTTEGRNRLGTWREDKEKGKNIQLRDWIAVLERDGREAKALQHAYIHLDSSNPK, translated from the exons ATGCAAGCTCCGATGCAAACACAGTCACCGATGCATGTGCCAATGCCAGGACCAGTGCAAACCCCAGTTCCACTACCGACTCCGATCACAATGTCCCAATATACGAACGCAACAATGCAGCCCATGCCACAAGTAGCCCCTCATCAAATGCAGACTCCTGGCGTGATGGGCCCTCCTCAGAAACCAGCAGAAAGGCCGACGAAGGACTACGAGTATGACGTGACCGATTCATTGGCCGGTACGGGCATCGATCTCCGGGCAGAGGAGCAGTATATGGCAGAGCTTTACTCGAATGCACTCGAGACGATATCAGAGGCCAGGACGGGATTTGCCCATTATCCATCGGGCTCAAAGTCTACGTTTTACGGCGCTGGCCCTGCCAATCAACCTGCTCAGCCTACGGATCTGTCACAACAGCAGTACAGTGCTCAGGCCGCTGAGCAGGCATGGCAGGATTCATCAATGCGGCTTGCTGTACAGAGAACCCAAGAAATCAATgatccttttcttctcgtgGCACTGCTGCATCGCCGAGCGGAAAAGGTTGCCCGTGAACACCACCTCGGTCTTAACCTTGAGCTCAAGAACAACACTCACTCTATGgggaagatgaagctgccgGAGAACTTTGCGGCGCCCAAAGTTACCGTCAAGACACAGCCGGGGCCGGATGGCACTGTAGTGGAAACTAGCGGTTCTTTCATTCCACAAGACGCCTATCTAGTGGACCAGCTCGCTCTGATGTCGATAGCAACGAAACAGAGACTACGTGAGTTGATTGAAGACGCAAATATCATCTCAAGAACACGGCAAAAGACGTCTCATGGAGAAGTACCTCTAGAGTgggcagctgcagccgctcCAATGAACGCGGAGCCGTTGGAGCCCATGGAAAAGGCTACCGATGCGAACGGGACTGGAATAGACACCGAGACTGGCAGCAGTACCAGTCCTTTGAAGC GTCCTGCCGACACAAGTGATACGGCCGTCAAACAGCCGCCCGCAAAGTTGCCCAAGATTGCCTCTTATGCAACGCTAACAATGCGAGATTTGGCCAGGCAAGAGCGCGAATGGGAAGAGGCTCGGCTGCGTAGACGTCAGATGCGCAAAGACGGCATCACTGATGCAGGCGCTTCAGCTTCGCGATCGGGAAGCGTAGCACCTGGCACGCCCGGATCAGTAGCCCCAGAGACGGAAAAggcgatgacgaagaaggagttgaagaagacgcagcAAATGAAAGCTCAAGAAGCCAATAGTCATGCAAACCAGAACATCACCAGCAGCATGTTTGCAGGATTAGGAGGCAAGAGtggcctctttggcaagaagaaggcaaagtcGTACGACTGGATGAACGTTGGCCGAGGTGGAAGCGGAACCAGTACCCCGACAAGAGCCGCCCCAGGACCAGGCAAAGGCCCAAACGGCGTGCCCAGTGTAACGGCTTCTGGCAACATGGCGTTGACTACGGAAGGCCGAAACAGACTGGGAACGTGGCGagaggacaaggaaaaggggaagaaTATCCAGCTGCGTGACTGGATCGCTGTGCTAGAAAGGGATGGCCGAGAAGCCAAGGCGTTGCAACACGCTTATATACATTTGGACAGTTCGAATCCTAAATAA
- a CDS encoding uncharacterized protein (BUSCO:EOG092D0O5Q) → MASKRKASAMNAVAQDEPVDPSDELMFLCLGGGNEVGRSCHIIQYKGKTVMLDAGQHPAYDGLAALPFYDDFDLSTVDVLLISHFHIDHAASLPYVLAKTNFRGRVFMTHPTKAIYKWLIQDSVRVANTASNSATQLYTEQDHLNTFPQIEAIDYHTTHTISSIRITPYPAGHVLGAAMFLIEIAGLNIFFTGDYSREQDRHLVSAEVPKGLKIDVLITESTYGIASHVPRVEREQALMKSITGILNRGGRALLPVFALGRAQELLLILDEYWGKHTEFQKFPIYYASNLARKCMVIYQTYVGAMNDNIKRLFRERMAEAEASGDGAGKNGPWDFKYIRSLKNLDRFDDVGGCVMLASPGMLQNGVSRELFERWAPSEKNGVIITGYSVEGTMARQIMQEPDQIQAVMSRSIAGARRGPGADSEKVLIPRRCSVQEYSFAAHVDGVENREFIEEVAAPVVILVHGEQHNMMRLKSKLLSLNASKTTKVKVYSPRNCEELRIPFKADKTAKVVGKLASISPPQDIGASAPLVTGVLVQNDFKLSLMAPEDLREYAGLNTTTITCKQRLTLSAAGVDLVRWALEGTFGAIEELPEMRRIKNSKQDVVMDGEDEKMAEDADEEVANLVAAYLVMGCVSVRYRTNGEVELEWEGNMLNDGIADSVMAVLFSVESSPAAVKRSSANSKHSHSHGEPDDGIYAAQPDSKNPHAHISPEDRLERLMWFLEAQFGADNVAPVEDPKLPPLPEASPKEEDQKKEEEDEEAVKSENPEGEEQKHADDGTDTKAEDMDIDDKKSTEDEDEAKQQLQERQLKEIARLHKLGIPVPGISIKVDKMTATIWLEDLEVECNNKVFADRVRAVVERAVEVTAPLWG, encoded by the exons ATGGCATCCAAGCGGAAGGCGTCGGCGATGAATGCAGTCGCCCAAGACGAGCCAGTAGACCCCTCTGACGAGCTCATGTTTCTCTGTCTTGGAGGCGGCAATGAAGTCGGACGGTCGTGCCATATCATCCAATACAAGGGCAAAACGGTCATG CTTGATGCCGGCCAGCACCCTGCATACGATGGCCTCGCAGCGCTTCCATTCTATGATGACTTCGATCTCAGCACCGTAGATGTGCTCCTCATCAGCCA TTTCCACATTGATCACGCGGCTTCGCTGCCATATGTCCTAGCCAAGACCAACTTTCGCGGCCGTGTCTTCATGACGCATCCTACCAAGGCCATCTACAAATGGCTCATCCAAGACAGCGTCCGTGTAGCGAACACGGCGTCAAACTCGGCGACCCAGCTCTACACGGAACAAGACCACCTCAACACGTTTCCGCAAATCGAAGCCATTGACTACCACACCACTCACACCATCTCTTCCATCCGAATCACTCCTTATCCGGCAGGCCACGTTCTAGGAGCAGCCATGTTCCTCATCGAGATTGCCGgcctcaacatcttcttcaccggCGACTATTCGCGCGAGCAGGATCGACATCTCGTCTCGGCAGAGGTGCCCAAGGGACTCAAGATTGACGTTCTCATCACCGAGTCGACATATGGCATAGCGTCGCATGTGCCGCGTGTTGAGCGAGAGCAGGCTCTCATGAAGTCCATCACAGGAATCCTCAACAGAGGCGGCCGagcgctgctgccggtgTTCGCCCTGGGACGAGCTCAGGAACTTCTCCTGATTCTGGATGAGTACTGGGGTAAACACACCGAGTTCCAAAAATTCCCCATCTATTACGCCAGTAACCTTGCCAGAAAGTGTATGGTTATCTACCAGACATACGTCGGTGCCATGAACGACAACATTAAACGATTATTCCGAGAACGcatggccgaggccgaggccagcgGCGACGGAGCCGGCAAGAATGGACCTTGGGACTTCAAATATATCCGCTCTCTCAAAAACCTGGACCGCTTCGATGATGTTGGCGGCTGCGTCATGCTCGCCAGTCCGGGTATGCTGCAAAACGGAGTGAGCAGAGAGCTCTTTGAGCGCTGGGCCCCCAGCGAGAAGAACggcgtcatcatcaccggtTACAGTGTCGAGGGCACCATGGCCCGGCAGATTATGCAAGAGCCGGATCAGATCCAGGCCGTCATGTCTCGAAGCATAGCGGGCGCGCGCCGCGGGCCAGGAGCAGATTCGGAGAAAGTGCTTATTCCCCGGCGCTGCAGCGTCCAGGAGTACTCTTTCGCCGCTCATGTTGATGGTGTAGAGAACAGAGAGTTTATTGAAGAGGTTGCCGCACCTGTTGTC ATTCTTGTTCACGGCGAGCAGCATAACATGATGCGTCTCAAGTCCAAGCTCCTCTCCCTCAACGCCAGCAAAACTACAAAGGTCAAAGTTTACTCTCCCCGCAACTGCGAGGAGCTACGCATCCCTTTCAAAGCCGACAAGACTGCCAAAGTCGTCGGTAAACTGGCCTCCATCTCACCTCCACAGGACATTGGTGCATCTGCGCCTCTCGTAACCGGCGTGCTTGTCCAGAACGACTTCAAGCTCTCACTCATGGCTCCTGAGGACCTGCGTGAATACGCTGGCCTCAACACCACGACCATCACCTGTAAGCAACGTCTCACACTGAGTGCTGCGGGCGTAGATCTCGTCCGCTGGGCGCTGGAGGGGACTTTTGGTGCTATCGAAGAGCTCCCCGAGATGCGTCGCATCAAGAACTCCAAGCAGGACGTAGTCATGGAcggcgaagatgagaagatggccgAAGATGCAGACGAGGAGGTTGCCAACCTGGTAGCAGCCTACCTCGTGATGGGTTGCGTCTCTGTCCGTTATCGCACCAACGGCGAGGTAGAACTGGAGTGGGAAGGCAACATGCTCAACGACGGCATCGCCGACTCCGTCATGGCCGTCTTATTCTCCGTCGAGAGCTCCCCCGCCGCAGTCAAACGCTCCTCTGCCAACAGCAAACACTCGCACTCTCACGGCGAGCCCGATGACGGCATCTACGCCGCCCAGCCCGATAGCAAAAACCCACACGCTCACATCTCCCCTGAAGACCGACTTGAACGGCTCATGTGGTTCCTGGAAGCTCAGTTTGGTGCCGATAACGTCGCCCCCGTGGAGGACCCCAAACTTCCGCCACTACCAGAAGCTTCTCCAAAGGAAGAAGAtcagaagaaggaagaggaagatgaggaagccgTGAAATCAGAAAACCCCgagggagaagaacaaaagcaTGCCGACGACGGCACTGACACGAAAGCAGAAGACATGGACATTGACGACAAGAAATCGaccgaagatgaagacgaagccaAACAGCAGCTCCAGGAGCGACAACTCAAGGAAATCGCCCGCCTTCACAAACTCGGTATCCCCGTCCCCGGCATATCCATCAAGGTAGACAAGATGACCGCGACGATATGGCTGGAAGACCTGGAGGTAGAATGCAACAACAAGGTGTTTGCAGACAGAGTCCGCGCGGTGGTGGAGCGAGCAGTCGAAGTTACCGCTCCGCTGTGGGgatga
- a CDS encoding uncharacterized protein (TransMembrane:6 (o422-446i458-483o548-566i578-603o641-660i783-806o)), with protein sequence MAPRKDTPFRSADMSMVQLYVSNEIGREVVTALGELGLCQFRDLNEDVSAFQRTFTQEIRRLDNVERQLRYFYTQMEKAGITLRKLDLDAEKLASPSTSEIDELAERSQKLEQRISALNDSYETLKKREGDLTEWRWVLREAGSFFDRAHGNVDEIRASTDNDDAPLLSDMEQHNTAPDVERSFSGMNIGFVAGVINRDRVAAFERILWRTLRGNLYMNQSEIPEPLIDPTNNEAIQKNVFVIFAHGKEILNKIRKISESMGADVYNVDENSELRRDQIHEVNNRLEDVQNVLRNTQATLEAELNQISQSLAPWTVLIAKEKAVYSTLNLFSYDSARRTLIAEAWCPTNDMPLIRSTLQDVTNRAGLSVTSIVNEIRTNKKPPTYLKTNKFTEGFQTIVNAYGTATYQEVNPALPVIVTFPFLFAVMFGDLGHAFIMLAAALAMIYWEKSLKKVSFELFAMIFYGRYIALVMAVFSVFTGLMYNDVFSKSMTLWDSAWEYERPDNWKQGDTVTAVLNSNGNRYPFGLDWAWHGTENNLLFTNSYKMKMSIILGWAHMTYSLCFAYINARHFKKPIDIWGNFIPGMIFFQSIFGYLVVCIIYKWSVDWPAVGRNPPGLLNMLIYMFLQPGKLDERLYAGQEYVQTILLLLAFAQVPILLFLKPFYLRWENSHARARGYRGIGETSRVSALDGDDESEALVGGHGNSFDEDEGVAMISQNIDEEHEEFEFSEVMIHQIIHTIEFCLNCVSHTASYLRLWALSLAHQQLSVVLWDMTIGPCLTRPGLLGVIMIVIGFYLWFFLTIAILVCMEGTSAMLHSLRLAWVESFSKFAEFAGWPFAPFAFNTLIEESEELKNYLE encoded by the exons ATGGCTCCGCGAAAGGACACGCCGTTCCGCTCGGCGGACATGAGCATGGTGCAGCTCTACGTCTCCAACGAAATCGGTCGGGAGGTTGTTACTGCGCTCGGAGAGCTTGGACTGTGCCAGTTCCGCGAT CTCAATGAGGATGTCAGCGCTTTCCAGCGAACCTTTACTCAGGAGATTCGCCGTCTCGATAATGTGGAGCGACAACTGC GCTACTTTTATACCCAGATGGAAAAGGCTGGAATTACTCTGCGAAAGCTGGATCTTGATGCCGAGAAGCTTGCGTCCCCATCGACGTCGGAAATCGACGAGCTTGCTGAGCGATCTCAGAAGCTTGAGCAGCGCATCTCTGCCCTCAACGACAGTTATGAGACGTTGAAAAAGCGCGAGGGTGATCTCACCGAGTGGCGCTGGGTTCTGCGAGAGGCCGGAAGCTTCTTCGATCGCGCTCACGGCAATGTCGATGAGATCCGTGCGTCGACCGACAACGACGATGCGCCTCTTTTATCCGACATGGAGCAGCACAACACTGCGCCTGACGTGGAGCGCTCATTCTCCGGCATGAACATCGGATTCGTCGCCGGTGTCATCAATAGGGACCGTGTCGCCGCTTTCGAGCGTATCCTCTGGCGAACCCTTCGCGGAAACTTGTACATGAACCAGTCGGAGATCCCGGAGCCGCTGATTGACCCGACCAACAACGAAGCCATCCAGAAGAACGTCTTTGTCATCTTCGCCCACGGCAAGGAGATTCTCAACAAGATCCGCAAAATCTCCGAGTCCATGGGCGCCGATGTTTACAACGTCGACGAGAACAGCGAACTCCGCCGCGACCAGATTCACGAGGTGAACAACCGCCTCGAGGACGTGCAGAATGTCCTCCGAAACACCCAAGCCACGCTGGAGGCGGAGCTCAACCAAATCTCCCAGTCGCTAGCTCCTTGGACGGTTCTCATCgccaaggaaaaggctgTATACAGCACgctcaacctcttctcctACGACTCGGCTCGCCGAACCCTCATCGCCGAAGCATGGTGCCCCACCAATGATATGCCTCTCATCCGGTCTACGCTTCAGGATGTCACCAACCGAGCTGGCTTATCCGTCACTTCCATTGTCAACGAGATTCGAACGAACAAGAAGCCTCCAACCTACCTAAAGACCAACAAGTTCACAGAAGGTTTCCAAACCATTGTCAACGCGTACGGCACAGCCACCTACCAGGAAGTCAACCCTGCTCTGCCGGTCATCGTCACCTTCCCATTCTTGTTCGCTGTCATGTTTGGTGATCTTGGACATGCCTTTATTATGCTTGCTGCCGCTTTGGCTATGATCTATTGGGAGAAATCGCTCAAGAAAGTCTCATTCGAGCTCTTTGCCATGATATTTTACGGCCGATATATCGCTTTGGTCATGGCTGTCTTCTCAGTTTTCACTGGTCTCATGTACAACGACGTCTTCTCCAAGTCCATGACCCTCTGGGACAGCGCATGGGAGTACGAACGTCCCGATAACTGGAAGCAGGGTGATACAGTTACTGCTGTCCTCAACAGCAATGGTAACCGCTATCCCTTTGGCCTCGACTGGGCTTGGCACGGTACCGAGAACAACCTCCTCTTTACCAACAGttacaagatgaagatgagtaTCATCCTTGGTTGGGCACACATGACCTATTCGCTGTGTTTTGCCTACATCAACGCCCGACACTTCAAGAAACCCATTGATATCTGGGGCAACTTCATCCCCGGCATGATCTTTTTCCAATCCATCTTTGGCTATCTCGTGGTGTGTATCATCTACAAGTGGTCTGTTGACTGGCCAGCTGTTGGAAGGAACCCTCCTGGTCTTCTGAACATGCTAATCTACATGTTCTTGCAGCCAGGAAAGCTGGATGAGCGTTTGTATGCTGGGCAGGAGTATGTTCAGACTAtccttctgcttctggcTTTTGCCCAAGTACCCATCCTGCTCTTCCTCAAGCCCTTCTACCTTCGCTGGGAAAACAGCCATGCCCGTGCTCGAGGCTACCGCGGTATCGGCGAGACTTCCCGGGTTAGCGCTCTAGACGGTGATGACGAGAGCGAGGCACTCGTCGGCGGACACGGCAATagctttgacgaggacgaaggcGTTGCTATGATTTCTCAGAACATTGATGAGGAGCACGAGGAATTCGAGTTCAGCGAAGTCATGATTCACCAAATCATCCACACTATTG AATTCTGCCTGAACTGTGTCTCTCACACCGCGTCTTACTTGCGTCTTTGGGCCTTGTCACTTGCGCATCAGCAGCTCAGCGTTGTGCTTTGGGATATGACGATCGGCCCCTGCTTGACAAGACCAGGTTTGCTTGGCGTTATCATGATTGTCATTGGCTTTTACTTGTGGTTCTTCCTTA CAATTGCCATTTTGGTTTGTATGGAGGGTACCAGTGCCATGTTGCACTCTCTCCGACTGGCGTGGGTTGAGTCCTTCTCCAAGTTTGCAGAGTTTGCGGGTTGGCCTTTTGCGCCGTTTGCTTTCAACACGCTGATAGAAGAGTcggaggagctgaagaattATCTGGAGTAA
- a CDS encoding uncharacterized protein (EggNog:ENOG41) has product MATLPGFERRRPSVLDSAASNPFKGSSMARAISPPSETASRSSFSSVRENDDGFAQTFTRSKISSYTEAPEEVIVDESPVAELPQPAFQPPLTQPNSRLHGFWYPADGFKGWREIPLKGKLASRSCENLHRLHMTWDTPTPAIVEKPHETYPTTASPLERLPSEVLSTIVDLLFIELPPNGLTTRNADLMSLLLTSRSLHAATLTTLYRHITIPHSRIFRKFLATITEYPSLATIVRRLDFSHFNPSMFFSTASERAQARNLTSETLAQCLKLTPYLREFLAQEYVDDDLSGDVLRQLLFHSPQLQGLDFCGCSSVSFKNSFSSILEDEWPETLTVTKLSFHKCLSLPSAVFEKILPRLPGLTHLDVAATRITDQALLSIPTSARLTHLNLAKCKELSAEAVLQFISFHPAAQSLVFLSLATDPSNHLLLGKSDVDQLLPKLPATLRSLSLRGSRMDSSNLPELIRLSQSLEELALGRGLSMTDVHGLFFQDKTALPHNLKFIDISDIETIIGSASDLLAPASAPLHVIEIGERSYERAAKANKSLERVGWTAKEFGARYWLVRRNPDGTTQDNGGRLWKMGAESWGMRKVPVAVAEVGGMYGSFMFGRRL; this is encoded by the exons ATGGCCACCCTCCCCGGTTTTGAGCGCCGACGACCTTCGGTGCTCGATTCTGCTGCTTCCAACCCCTTCAAGGGCTCGAGTATGGCTCGCGCAATCTCCCCGCCCTCCGAGACAGCTTCGCGATCCTCCTTCTCGTCGGTGCGAGAGAACGACGATGGCTTTGCCCAGACCTTCACCCGATCCAAGATCTCGTCCTACACCGAGGCGCCAGAGGAGGTGATTGTCGACGAATCGCCAGTGGCCGAGCTCCCTCAGCCCGCCTTCCAGCCACCTCTGACGCAGCCAAACAGCAGACTGCATGGATTCTGGTATCCTGCCGACGGTTTCAAAGGATGGCGGGAGATTCCTCTCAAGGGAAAGCTCGCCAGTCGAAGCTGCGAGAATTTGCACAGGCTGCACATGACATGGGACACACCGACCCCAGCCATTGTCGAGAAGCCTCACGAAACCTATCCGACTACTGCATCACCTCTGGAGAGACTACCGAGCGAAGTATTGA GCACAATCGTCGACCTTCTATTCATTGAGCTCCCGCCTAATGGATTGACTACTCGAAATGCCGACCTCATGTCGCTCTTACTCACCTCTCGATCTCTTCACGCTGCTACTCTCACCACTCTCTACAGACACATCACCATTCCCCACTCACGAATCTTCCGCAAGTTTCTCGCCACCATTACGGAATATCCATCCCTGGCCACAATCGTCCGCCGCTTGGATTTCAGTCACTTCAACCCCTCCATGTTCTTCAGCACTGCCAGCGAGAGAGCCCAGGCTCGCAATCTGACGTCAGAGACCCTCGCTCAGTGTCTCAAGCTGACTCCTTACCTCCGAGAATTCTTGGCTCAAGAGTACGTCGACGATGATCTTAGCGGCGATGTTCTGCGCCAGCTGCTCTTCCATTCTCCTCAGCTTCAAGGGCTAGACTTTTGCGGCTGCTCTTCCGTCTCTTTCAAGaactccttctccagcatcttggaaGACGAGTGGCCCGAGACACTTACCGTCACCAAGCTTTCTTTCCACAAGTGTCTCAGCCTGCCATCTGCTGTCTTTGAGAAGATTCTGCCTCGGTTGCCTGGACTGACTCATTTGGACGTTGCCGCGACGCGCATTACCGACCAGGCCCTTCTCTCCATCCCTACATCCGCGAGACTAACTCACCTCAATCTCGCCAAATGCAAAGAACTGTCTGCAGAGGCCGTTCTTCAATTCATCTCATTCCATCCTGCAGCCCAGTCGTTGGTATTCCTCAGTCTCGCCACTGATCCAAGCAACCACCTGTTGCTGGGCAAGTCTGATGTTGACCAACTTCTACCGAAGCTGCCGGCTACTCTGCGCTCGCTGAGCCTACGCGGTAGCCGAATGGACTCGTCAAACCTGCCGGAGCTCATTAGACTCTCGCAGTCTTTGGAGGAGCTCGCTCTCGGCCGAGGGTTGAGCATGACTGACGTCCACGGGCTGTTTttccaagacaagacagcCCTGCCTCACAATTTGAAGTTTATCGATATTTCGGACATTGAAACGATTATCGGCAGTGCCAGCGACCTGCTGGCCCCGGCTTCTGCTCCGCTCCATGTGATTGAAATTGGCGAGCGGTCCTATGAACGGGCCGCCAAAGCCAACAAGAGTCTTGAGCGTGTAGGCTGGACTGCCAAAGAATTCGGCGCTCGCTATTGGCTTGTGCGGAGAAATCCTGACGGCACGACTCAGGACAACGGCGGCCGCCTGTGGAAGATGGGCGCCGAGAGCTGGGGAATGAGAAAGGTCCCCGTTGCCGTCGCCGAAGTCGGAGGCATGTACGGCTCTTTTATGTTTGGACGACGTCTCTAA
- a CDS encoding uncharacterized protein (BUSCO:EOG092D4M5U) yields MTVDSTLQFAMRRNEPIRYDRDLVNKTMAAMKRISEIRARRERVFYKKRMAGKREKELAVARKLVAENEHLLPRLRGSEKKRLAELAAQGEDVALEEELLVTRKNKIKAFGGEARKLKVRVDGGVEEIVESFQREGGEDDEEDDEDVDMED; encoded by the coding sequence ATGACGGTTGACAGCACGCTGCAGTTCGCCATGCGCCGCAACGAGCCCATCCGCTACGACCGCGACCTGGTGAACAAGACCATGGCGGCCATGAAGCGCATCAGCGAGATCCGCGCTCGCCGCGAGCGCGTCTTCTACAAGAAGCGCATGGCCGGGAAGCGCGAGAAGGAGCTGGCCGTCGCGCGCAAGCTGGTCGCCGAGAACGAGCACCTGCTGCCCCGCCTGCGCGgaagcgagaagaagaggctggcgGAGCTGGCCGCCCAGGGCGAGGATGTGGCCCTCgaggaagagctgctggtgacgcggaagaacaagatcaaggccttTGGAGGGGAGGCGAGGAAGCTCAAGGTCCGGGTGGATGGCGGCGTGGAGGAGATTGTGGAATCCTTCCAGAGAGAGGGCggagaggacgacgaggaggacgacgaggatgtcgATATGGAGGACTAA